CCTTTCCGAAGACGCCGACCTCTACGTGCTGGACGAGCCGTCTGCCCATCTGGACGTCGAACAGCGGGTGCGGGCGACCACGGCGATCCGACGGTACGCCGAGAACCACGACGCGACCGTGATGGTCATCGACCACGACATCTACATGATCGACCTGCTCGCCGACCGCCTGATGGTGTTCGACGGCGAACCCGCCGTCGAGGGCCACGCCGGCACCCCCCAGGAGATGCGCGAGGGCATGAACGACTTCCTCTCGGACCTCGACATCACGTTCCGCCGCGACGAGCGCACCGGCCGGCCGCGGATCAACAAACCCGACTCGCAGCTGGACCGGAAACAGAAGCGGGCGGGCGAGTACTACTACGCCCCCTGATCGCTCTCTCCACCCGCATCAGGGCCGGGCACCGAGCCGGGCGGAACGCTGATGGTGTCACTCTCCATACACGAGCGTGTGATGCGACTCACCAGCGACGCGTTCGACGACGGTGACGCGATCCCCGAGCGGTACGGCTACCGCGCGGAGAACCTGAACCCGCCGTTGGCGATCGAGAGCCCTCCCGAAGAGGCGGAGGCGCTGGCACTCGTCGTCGACGACCCCGACGCGGTCGAACCCGCGGGGAAGGTGTGGGATCACTGGGTGGTGTGGAACCTCCCCGCCGACCGGACCGAGGTCCCCGTCGGCTTCGACCCGACGGGCGTGGGGGGACGCGAGGGGACGAACGACTACGGCGAAGTCGGCTACGGCGGGCCGAATCCGCCGGACCGCGAGCACACCTACCGCTTCGTCGCGTACGCGCTCGACACGACGGTCGACCTCGGGTCCGGGGCGACGAAAGCCGACCTCGAAGCCGCGATCGAGGGGCACGTCCTCGCGGCCGCACGGCTCACCGGGACGTACGCGCCCTGAGTTCGCGAGCCACACCGGATCGACCGACGCAGAGGCCTCTCGTCCTCGTGTTCAGCCCGACAGGACGACGCCCTCGTCGGCCGCCTCGTCGACGGCCAGGTCGTAGCCGAACGTCTCGACGAGCTCTCGGTTCGTCCGGACGTGCGCCGTGAGCCGCGGGAGCCGGACGGAGCCACCGGCGAGCGCCAGCGGGACGACGAGCTGGTCGGCGAGGTGAGCGTCGACGACACCCGGGCCGTCGAGCCACTGGTCGCACGCGTCGACCGCGCCGTCGGCGACGTCCTCGGCGGGGACACCGCGCTCACCGAGAGCGTCGAACCCCGCACGCGTCCCCCCGGCGACCGACAGGAGCAACGCGAAGCCGGGGCAGTCGGTCTCGGCGACGGTCGCGGTGGTCTCGGCGACGGGAAGCGAGAGCCGGTCACGGACGCGGCCGAGCGCGCGGTCGGGAACGTCGTCCGCGAGGTCGGTCGCGGCGACGGCGTGTGCGCTCGCGACGAGGTCGCCGCGCGAGTCGACGGCGAGCGGGCGGAGCGGCGAGGGGGCGACGTGGAGCGTGGCGCGGCCGCCCCCGACGGGGTAGAAGCCGCGACGCCGGAGGGCGACGTCGGCCGCGAGACCGTACCGTGCGAGCAACGGCAGTTTGACCCGGCGCAGGTAGTCGAGCGTCGGTGCCCACTTCACGTCGGTCCCGCCCGACGCCGTG
This Salinigranum marinum DNA region includes the following protein-coding sequences:
- a CDS encoding YbhB/YbcL family Raf kinase inhibitor-like protein; the protein is MRLTSDAFDDGDAIPERYGYRAENLNPPLAIESPPEEAEALALVVDDPDAVEPAGKVWDHWVVWNLPADRTEVPVGFDPTGVGGREGTNDYGEVGYGGPNPPDREHTYRFVAYALDTTVDLGSGATKADLEAAIEGHVLAAARLTGTYAP
- the rtcA gene encoding RNA 3'-terminal phosphate cyclase, with the translated sequence MNALELDGSAGGGQLLRTALTLASLTGRPFEMTGVRADRPSPGLRPQHLACVEAAAELTDATVDGDAVGSETLSFAPTRSPAGDVAVDVGTAGSVALVFDTVVPLATGIDAPISVTASGGTDVKWAPTLDYLRRVKLPLLARYGLAADVALRRRGFYPVGGGRATLHVAPSPLRPLAVDSRGDLVASAHAVAATDLADDVPDRALGRVRDRLSLPVAETTATVAETDCPGFALLLSVAGGTRAGFDALGERGVPAEDVADGAVDACDQWLDGPGVVDAHLADQLVVPLALAGGSVRLPRLTAHVRTNRELVETFGYDLAVDEAADEGVVLSG